A genomic window from Nocardioides sp. BP30 includes:
- a CDS encoding XdhC family protein, which translates to MRDVLGELTQRWRAGETVALATVVGTFSSAPRPPGSSMLVCADGAVAGSVSGGCVEGAVYELAQEVRESGTPLLRRYGVSDEEAFAVGLTCGGIIDVWVERVDRASFPELAEVAADVEAGRPVAVATVIEHPDPQRLGRRLVVRPDREPAGTLGSARVDDAVDDDVLGLLASGSSATLTYGPDGERRGEGMRVFVWTAAPRPRMLVFGAIDFAAAVASVGAFLGYRVTVCDARPVFATPRRFPDADEVVVDWPHRYLAAESEAGRIDSRTVVTVLTHDPKFDVPLLAVALRLPEIGYVGAMGSRRTHEDRLARLREAGLDEDALARLSSPIGLDLGGRTPEETAVSIAAEIIAGRWGGTGRRLQATTGRIHGPA; encoded by the coding sequence GTGCGTGACGTGCTCGGCGAGCTGACGCAGCGCTGGCGGGCCGGTGAGACGGTGGCCCTCGCCACGGTCGTGGGCACCTTCTCCTCGGCACCACGCCCGCCGGGATCCTCGATGCTGGTCTGTGCCGACGGCGCTGTCGCCGGCTCGGTGTCAGGCGGCTGCGTGGAGGGAGCGGTCTACGAGCTGGCGCAGGAGGTGCGGGAGAGCGGTACGCCGCTGCTGCGGCGTTACGGGGTCTCCGACGAGGAGGCCTTCGCCGTCGGCCTGACCTGCGGCGGCATCATCGACGTCTGGGTCGAACGGGTCGACCGGGCGAGCTTCCCCGAGCTGGCCGAGGTCGCCGCCGACGTCGAGGCCGGCCGGCCGGTGGCGGTGGCCACCGTCATCGAGCACCCCGATCCTCAGCGACTCGGCCGCCGCCTGGTCGTGCGGCCGGACCGGGAGCCGGCCGGGACGCTGGGTTCGGCCCGGGTCGACGATGCGGTCGACGACGACGTCCTCGGCCTGCTCGCCTCGGGCAGCAGCGCCACCCTGACCTACGGCCCGGACGGCGAGCGTCGGGGGGAGGGCATGCGCGTCTTCGTGTGGACGGCCGCGCCCAGGCCACGCATGCTCGTCTTCGGAGCCATCGACTTCGCCGCGGCGGTGGCCTCGGTCGGCGCCTTCCTCGGCTACCGGGTGACGGTCTGTGACGCCCGGCCGGTCTTCGCCACGCCCCGGCGCTTCCCCGACGCCGACGAGGTGGTGGTCGACTGGCCGCACCGCTACCTGGCGGCCGAGAGCGAGGCCGGCCGGATCGACAGCCGTACCGTCGTGACGGTGCTCACCCACGACCCGAAGTTCGACGTCCCCCTGCTGGCGGTCGCGCTGAGGCTGCCCGAGATCGGTTACGTCGGGGCGATGGGCTCACGGCGGACACACGAGGACCGCCTCGCCCGGCTGCGCGAGGCCGGACTGGACGAAGACGCACTGGCGCGGCTCTCCAGCCCGATCGGTCTCGACCTCGGGGGCCGGACGCCGGAGGAGACGGCCGTCAGCATCGCGGCCGAGATCATCGCGGGCCGGTGGGGAGGCACCGGTCGCCGGCTGCAGGCGACCACCGGCCGCATCCACGGCCCGGCCTGA
- a CDS encoding LiaF domain-containing protein encodes MSESGSAAKDTTLHLALLGGLDRRGPWEVRRRTVAISPVGGIDLDLTEATLPEGGATIVKVSFVGGAKLRVPAGVNVVVEGFNVIGRRTRDTGPSMPGAPTVRLLAYGIFGGVRVERAR; translated from the coding sequence ATGAGCGAATCGGGCAGCGCCGCGAAGGACACCACCCTGCACCTGGCCCTCCTGGGCGGCCTCGACCGGCGCGGCCCGTGGGAGGTACGCCGCCGCACCGTCGCCATCTCGCCGGTGGGCGGCATCGACCTCGACCTGACCGAGGCGACCCTCCCCGAGGGCGGCGCGACCATCGTCAAGGTGTCCTTCGTCGGTGGCGCCAAGCTCCGGGTGCCGGCCGGGGTCAACGTCGTGGTCGAGGGCTTCAACGTGATCGGCCGGCGCACCCGCGACACCGGGCCGTCGATGCCGGGCGCGCCGACCGTCCGGCTGCTCGCCTACGGCATCTTCGGCGGCGTCAGGGTCGAGCGCGCCCGATAG
- a CDS encoding DoxX family protein produces MSVGRTLTRVLLGTAMIGAGVSHLTVAREEFRAQVPPWFPVDEDATVLASGVVEVALGAAFVALPRHRRVIGTALGAFYVGVFPGNIAQYTEHRDAFGLDSDRKRLVRLFFQPVLVAAALYGGDRLGASS; encoded by the coding sequence ATGAGCGTCGGCCGCACCCTCACCCGTGTCCTGCTCGGCACCGCCATGATCGGGGCCGGCGTCAGCCACCTGACGGTGGCGCGCGAGGAGTTCCGCGCCCAGGTGCCGCCGTGGTTCCCCGTGGACGAGGACGCCACGGTGCTGGCCTCCGGGGTGGTCGAGGTGGCGCTCGGCGCCGCCTTCGTCGCGCTGCCGCGGCACCGGCGGGTGATCGGCACGGCGCTCGGCGCGTTCTACGTCGGGGTCTTCCCCGGCAACATCGCGCAGTACACCGAGCACCGCGACGCCTTCGGCCTCGACAGCGACCGCAAGCGGCTGGTCAGGCTGTTCTTCCAGCCCGTCCTGGTCGCGGCCGCGTTGTACGGCGGCGATCGCCTCGGCGCCAGCTCCTGA
- a CDS encoding PP2C family protein-serine/threonine phosphatase, with protein MEPAHGTADPFERAPCGYVVTDGEGVIVRANAEFLRMVEVTAAEIVSVRTLASFVSVAGRILLETHLFPMLEHSRVIREIDLDLVTAGGRRVPVLFNAGLASPGGDRSVLAVFVEARDRHRYEEDLRHAKRTADHAREEAAALAETLQQTLIPPAPPHIPGLDIAAAYRPAGAGREVGGDFYDVFQVSASAWIVALGDVSGKGVSAATVTSLVRYTVRSFAIDHPDPADLLGRVDAVLSANDTRHYCTLVVARLERHGDGWELALSLAGQPAALLRSSGGEVSELGVFGTPVGLVEHPRFTTVRHRLRAGSSVTLFTDGVTEGRGADGMYGDERLHDLVRDLPADVQAVTDGIARAVLEFQNGDASDDIAIVTFAPQP; from the coding sequence ATGGAGCCCGCGCACGGCACGGCCGACCCCTTCGAACGGGCGCCCTGCGGCTACGTCGTCACCGATGGCGAGGGTGTGATCGTCCGCGCGAACGCGGAGTTCCTCCGCATGGTCGAGGTGACGGCCGCCGAGATCGTCTCGGTGCGCACCCTCGCCAGCTTCGTATCGGTCGCCGGGCGCATCCTCCTCGAGACGCACCTCTTCCCGATGCTCGAGCACAGCCGGGTCATCCGCGAGATCGACCTGGACCTGGTCACCGCCGGCGGTCGGCGGGTGCCGGTGCTGTTCAACGCCGGCCTGGCCTCGCCCGGCGGGGACCGGTCGGTGCTGGCCGTGTTCGTCGAGGCTCGGGACCGGCACCGCTACGAGGAGGACCTGCGGCACGCGAAACGCACCGCCGACCACGCCCGGGAGGAGGCCGCAGCCCTCGCCGAGACGCTCCAGCAGACCCTGATCCCGCCCGCGCCGCCGCACATCCCCGGGCTGGACATCGCCGCCGCCTATCGGCCGGCGGGTGCCGGGCGGGAGGTCGGTGGGGACTTCTACGACGTGTTCCAGGTCAGTGCCAGTGCGTGGATCGTCGCGCTGGGCGACGTGAGCGGCAAGGGCGTCTCCGCTGCCACCGTCACCTCGCTGGTGCGCTACACGGTTCGGTCCTTCGCCATCGACCATCCCGACCCGGCCGACCTTCTCGGCCGCGTCGACGCGGTCCTCTCCGCGAACGACACCCGGCACTACTGCACCCTGGTGGTGGCGCGCCTCGAGCGTCACGGCGACGGCTGGGAGCTCGCGCTGAGCCTGGCCGGCCAGCCGGCCGCCCTGCTGCGATCCTCGGGAGGGGAGGTGAGCGAGCTGGGGGTCTTCGGAACCCCGGTCGGGCTGGTCGAGCACCCGCGCTTCACCACGGTCCGGCACCGCCTCCGCGCGGGCAGCAGCGTGACGCTCTTCACCGATGGCGTCACCGAGGGACGCGGAGCGGACGGCATGTACGGCGACGAGCGGCTCCACGACCTCGTCCGCGACCTGCCTGCGGACGTCCAGGCGGTCACCGACGGCATCGCCCGGGCCGTCCTGGAGTTCCAGAACGGGGACGCGAGCGACGACATCGCGATCGTCACCTTCGCCCCGCAGCCGTGA
- a CDS encoding alpha/beta fold hydrolase — protein sequence MNLAPRLNVAMHGPAEARPIVFVHGFGCGQLMWRHVAPAFAEDHRVVLLDLPGAGDSDLSLYRPERYTGLEAYRDDLVALLEELDLTDAVFVGHSVSAMIGVLVANAAPGRVGALVLVAPSARYLDDEGYLGGFSERDIEELLGLMERNHLGWQDPLAGLVAGAAPAEVKLELEDSFCRTRPDIAAQFAAVTFRGDNRADLVDVRVPTLIVQSSDDAVAPMSAGAFIRDQIPDSIFTVIETHGHCPHLSAPVETVAALREFLDRR from the coding sequence ATGAACCTGGCCCCGCGCCTGAACGTCGCGATGCACGGACCTGCCGAGGCGCGTCCGATCGTGTTCGTGCACGGCTTCGGCTGCGGCCAGCTGATGTGGCGCCACGTCGCGCCCGCCTTCGCCGAGGACCATCGGGTGGTCCTGCTCGACCTGCCCGGCGCGGGTGACTCGGACCTGTCGCTCTACCGGCCGGAGCGATACACCGGCCTGGAGGCCTACCGCGACGACCTGGTCGCGTTGCTGGAGGAGCTCGACCTGACCGACGCGGTGTTCGTCGGTCACTCCGTCTCGGCGATGATCGGCGTCCTGGTCGCCAACGCCGCTCCCGGACGAGTGGGTGCCCTGGTGCTGGTGGCCCCCTCGGCGCGCTACCTCGACGACGAGGGCTACCTGGGGGGCTTCTCCGAACGTGACATCGAGGAGCTGCTCGGCCTGATGGAGCGCAACCACCTGGGCTGGCAGGATCCGCTCGCCGGGCTGGTCGCCGGTGCAGCGCCGGCCGAGGTGAAGCTGGAGCTGGAGGACAGCTTCTGCCGCACGCGCCCCGACATCGCCGCACAGTTCGCCGCGGTGACCTTCCGCGGCGACAACCGCGCCGACCTCGTCGACGTACGCGTGCCGACGCTGATCGTGCAATCGAGCGACGACGCGGTGGCGCCGATGTCCGCCGGCGCGTTCATCCGCGATCAGATCCCCGACTCGATCTTCACCGTCATCGAGACCCACGGTCACTGCCCGCACCTCAGCGCGCCGGTCGAGACCGTTGCCGCCCTACGAGAGTTCCTGGACCGGCGCTGA
- a CDS encoding ERCC4 domain-containing protein translates to MVESGPVLVDHRERNSTIPEALSAAGLDVRLTDLPVGDYVLGPGLAVERKGPHDLGASIRDGRIFDQAVRLQSAFPQAVLMIEGEPRGIVEDAWRGAVCRLVEDGFTVLHSLDAEDSAAWIVRLAKRARRTAPTARSEGPRRAPRHPSAQAEVMLSVVPGISPTMARSLLAAYGSLAAVAAAAPDGLRGHPGIGRVRAARLAEALHGSYVAPIDRDPEPDRPVRGPRTPRRWILAEPDGGSEPQSFDRRAIALRALRAAADGAQLIDGLTGEVVGASAGTDTLRS, encoded by the coding sequence GTGGTCGAGTCGGGTCCGGTGCTGGTCGACCACCGCGAGCGGAACAGCACCATCCCGGAGGCGCTGTCCGCCGCGGGCCTCGACGTACGGCTCACGGATCTGCCGGTCGGCGACTACGTGCTCGGACCGGGGCTGGCCGTGGAGCGCAAGGGGCCGCACGACCTGGGCGCCTCGATCCGCGACGGCCGCATCTTCGACCAGGCGGTGCGACTGCAGTCGGCGTTCCCCCAGGCGGTCCTGATGATCGAGGGCGAGCCGCGCGGCATCGTCGAGGACGCCTGGCGCGGCGCGGTGTGCCGGCTCGTCGAGGACGGGTTCACCGTGCTGCACAGCCTGGACGCCGAGGACAGCGCGGCCTGGATCGTCCGCCTCGCCAAGCGGGCACGGCGGACGGCGCCCACCGCCCGGTCCGAGGGTCCGCGCCGGGCGCCCCGGCACCCCTCGGCGCAGGCCGAGGTGATGCTCTCCGTCGTGCCGGGCATCTCGCCGACGATGGCCCGCAGCCTCCTGGCCGCCTACGGCAGCCTCGCGGCCGTCGCCGCGGCCGCTCCCGACGGGTTGCGCGGCCACCCGGGCATCGGCCGGGTCCGGGCGGCTCGGCTCGCCGAGGCACTGCACGGGTCGTACGTCGCTCCGATCGACCGTGATCCCGAGCCCGACCGGCCCGTCCGCGGTCCCCGTACGCCGCGGCGCTGGATCCTGGCCGAGCCGGACGGCGGCTCGGAGCCGCAGTCCTTCGACCGCCGGGCGATAGCGCTGCGTGCGTTGCGGGCCGCCGCCGACGGCGCCCAGCTGATCGACGGCCTCACCGGCGAGGTGGTCGGGGCGAGCGCCGGCACCGATACGCTGCGATCATGA
- a CDS encoding FAD-dependent oxidoreductase has translation MEGDPAIILVSGEHGEVLLEEFRSRYERDYDLRLAAGAAEAEAIAREICDSGGTIALFVSDSRLPDADNLFTALHRWRQVIPTARKVVAAHWDHFVEDGPPLRIGLAKGKYDAYLLMPRGRRDEEFHNAITDLLSDWGSTVPQPEVVSAKIISPQADALTMGIRDFLDRMGMQNKVWHPDDPAIADYLRMIKDRLGVEDLRYPVVYASNRVPVQARTVRDVAVSIYGRPGDLQVDGVVDLAIVGGGPAGLAAAVYGASEGLSVVVLEAEAIGGQAGTSSMIRNYLGFPRGISGMRLAQRARNQALRFGTDFYTGWEVTELIPGYDGEPHRLCTDGGDVHARTVLIANGVAYRKLGVPPLEELVGAGVNYGAAMTAAREMEGSDVVVVGGGNSAGQAALHLARFARSVTIAVRRPGLEETMSRYLIDEIGYNERIRVLPCTRVVDGGGEGQLEWLCLEDLTTGERTTTPAHGLFLLLGAEPRCDWLPPELARDKNSFVLTGRDVPRERWVDGLPPASLATTVPGVFAAGDIRSGSMKRVAAASGEGASAVPLVHAYLAPAPETEPAATPVS, from the coding sequence GTGGAAGGCGACCCCGCGATCATCCTCGTCTCCGGTGAGCACGGCGAGGTGCTCCTGGAGGAGTTCCGCAGCCGCTACGAGCGCGACTACGACCTCCGGCTCGCCGCCGGTGCGGCGGAGGCCGAGGCGATCGCGCGGGAGATCTGCGACAGCGGCGGGACGATCGCACTGTTCGTGAGCGACTCGCGCCTGCCCGACGCCGACAACCTGTTCACCGCGCTCCACCGCTGGCGGCAGGTGATCCCGACGGCCCGGAAGGTGGTCGCGGCACACTGGGACCACTTCGTCGAGGACGGGCCGCCGCTGCGGATCGGCCTGGCCAAGGGCAAGTACGACGCCTACCTGCTGATGCCCCGGGGCCGTCGGGACGAGGAGTTCCACAACGCCATCACCGACCTGCTCTCGGACTGGGGCTCCACGGTGCCACAGCCCGAGGTGGTGAGCGCCAAGATCATCTCGCCCCAGGCCGACGCCCTGACGATGGGCATCCGCGACTTCCTGGACCGGATGGGCATGCAGAACAAGGTCTGGCACCCGGACGACCCGGCGATCGCCGACTACCTGCGGATGATCAAGGACCGACTCGGCGTCGAGGACCTGCGCTACCCGGTCGTCTACGCATCCAACCGGGTGCCGGTCCAGGCCCGTACGGTGCGCGACGTCGCCGTCTCGATCTACGGCCGCCCCGGTGACCTCCAGGTCGACGGCGTCGTCGACCTGGCGATCGTCGGCGGTGGGCCGGCAGGCCTCGCCGCGGCCGTCTACGGCGCCTCGGAGGGATTGTCGGTCGTCGTGCTGGAGGCCGAGGCCATCGGCGGCCAGGCGGGCACCAGCTCGATGATCCGCAACTACCTCGGCTTCCCGCGGGGCATCTCGGGCATGCGGCTGGCACAGCGCGCTCGCAACCAGGCCCTGCGGTTCGGCACCGACTTCTACACCGGCTGGGAGGTCACCGAGCTGATCCCCGGATACGACGGGGAGCCGCATCGGCTGTGCACCGACGGCGGTGACGTCCATGCCCGCACGGTGCTGATCGCCAACGGCGTGGCCTACCGCAAGCTCGGCGTGCCACCCCTGGAGGAGCTGGTCGGCGCCGGTGTGAACTACGGCGCGGCGATGACCGCTGCCCGCGAGATGGAGGGGAGCGACGTCGTCGTGGTCGGCGGCGGCAACTCCGCCGGTCAGGCGGCGTTGCATCTGGCCCGGTTCGCGCGCTCGGTCACGATCGCTGTGCGCCGGCCGGGTCTGGAGGAGACCATGTCGCGCTACCTGATCGACGAGATCGGCTACAACGAGCGGATCCGGGTGCTGCCCTGCACCCGGGTGGTCGACGGCGGGGGAGAGGGCCAGCTGGAGTGGCTCTGCCTGGAGGACCTGACCACCGGCGAGCGCACGACCACCCCGGCGCACGGCCTCTTCCTGCTGCTCGGCGCGGAGCCGCGATGCGACTGGCTGCCGCCGGAGCTGGCCCGGGACAAGAACAGCTTCGTCCTCACCGGCCGCGACGTCCCGCGGGAGCGCTGGGTCGACGGGCTGCCCCCGGCCAGCCTCGCGACGACGGTCCCAGGTGTCTTCGCGGCGGGGGACATCAGGTCCGGGTCGATGAAGCGCGTCGCCGCTGCCAGCGGCGAGGGTGCTTCCGCCGTACCGCTGGTGCACGCCTACCTCGCGCCGGCGCCCGAGACCGAGCCCGCCGCGACGCCGGTCTCCTGA
- a CDS encoding UBP-type zinc finger domain-containing protein, with amino-acid sequence MSTDPGIDLLAVPSGTGCADCERTAGWWLHLRRCTQCGHIGCCDSSPGQHASHHAAETGHPYVRSFEPGEDWFWDYQRQEYADGPQLPDPQSHPLSQPVPGPAGRVPDDWQERLHA; translated from the coding sequence ATGAGCACTGATCCGGGCATCGACCTGTTGGCCGTTCCGAGCGGGACGGGCTGCGCCGACTGCGAGCGGACGGCGGGATGGTGGCTGCACCTGCGGCGCTGCACGCAGTGCGGCCACATCGGCTGCTGCGACTCCTCGCCCGGCCAGCACGCCAGCCACCACGCTGCCGAGACCGGCCACCCCTACGTGCGCAGCTTCGAGCCCGGTGAGGACTGGTTCTGGGACTACCAGCGCCAGGAGTACGCCGACGGTCCGCAGCTGCCCGACCCGCAGTCGCACCCGCTGTCCCAGCCCGTGCCCGGCCCGGCCGGCCGGGTCCCGGACGACTGGCAGGAGCGGTTGCACGCCTGA
- a CDS encoding RNA polymerase sigma factor, whose translation MGCVSHAAVVAAWRAESARLVGALTRMTRDVGLAEDLAQDALVAALEQWPDSGVPENPGAWLMTTAKRRAIDHFRRADSLRQKVAELEHAAEEEAVMPDLDAQVDHIEDDVLRLIFLSCHPALSAESRAALTLRLVGGLTTAEIARGFLVTESTMGQRISRAKRTLADARAPFELPSGAERAQRLDDVMAVVYLIFNEGYAATAGADWMRPDLAREGMRLARMLAALVPDDPEVLGLQALLELQGSRMPARIDDTGAPVLLEAQDRSRWDPLLVRRGLAALRRAESHATRGRPVGRYFLQAAIAAQHARAQRAEDTDWRRIAALYDVLAQAAPGPVVEVNRAVAHGRAFGPDAGLAVLAALDPSLLGDSPLLPSVRGDLLERAGQHAGAHAAFTEAAGRSRNESERAILERRAQESRRRTLTS comes from the coding sequence CTGGGCTGCGTGTCGCACGCAGCCGTGGTCGCCGCGTGGCGGGCCGAGTCGGCCCGCCTCGTCGGCGCCCTGACCCGGATGACCCGGGACGTGGGGCTCGCCGAGGACCTCGCCCAGGACGCTCTGGTGGCGGCACTCGAGCAGTGGCCGGACTCCGGCGTCCCGGAGAACCCGGGGGCGTGGCTGATGACCACCGCGAAGCGGCGCGCCATCGACCACTTCCGTCGCGCCGACAGCCTGCGACAGAAGGTGGCCGAGCTCGAGCACGCCGCGGAAGAGGAGGCCGTGATGCCCGACCTCGACGCTCAGGTCGACCACATCGAGGACGATGTCCTGCGGCTGATCTTCCTGTCCTGCCACCCGGCCCTGAGCGCGGAGTCCCGAGCGGCGCTGACCCTGCGGCTGGTCGGCGGCCTGACCACCGCCGAGATCGCGCGCGGGTTCCTCGTCACCGAGTCGACCATGGGCCAGCGCATCTCGCGGGCCAAGCGGACGCTGGCGGACGCGCGGGCACCGTTCGAGCTGCCCAGCGGTGCGGAACGGGCGCAGCGTCTCGACGACGTCATGGCAGTGGTCTACCTGATCTTCAACGAGGGGTACGCCGCCACGGCCGGTGCGGACTGGATGCGGCCGGACCTGGCCCGCGAGGGGATGCGGCTGGCCCGCATGCTCGCAGCGCTGGTCCCCGACGACCCCGAGGTGCTCGGTCTCCAGGCGCTGCTGGAGCTCCAGGGCTCCCGGATGCCGGCTCGCATCGACGACACCGGCGCGCCGGTGCTGCTCGAGGCCCAGGACCGCTCCCGGTGGGATCCGCTGCTCGTCCGGCGTGGACTCGCCGCGCTGCGCCGCGCGGAGTCGCACGCGACGCGCGGGCGGCCCGTCGGGAGGTATTTCCTGCAGGCCGCGATCGCCGCTCAGCACGCCCGGGCACAGCGTGCCGAGGACACCGACTGGCGGCGGATCGCGGCCCTCTACGACGTCCTGGCCCAGGCCGCGCCGGGCCCCGTCGTGGAGGTGAACCGTGCGGTGGCGCACGGTCGCGCGTTCGGTCCGGACGCGGGACTGGCGGTCCTGGCAGCGCTCGATCCGTCGCTCCTCGGCGACTCCCCGCTGCTGCCGAGCGTGCGGGGGGACCTGCTGGAGCGTGCGGGGCAGCACGCCGGGGCGCACGCCGCGTTCACCGAGGCCGCGGGCCGCAGTCGGAACGAGAGCGAGCGCGCGATCCTCGAGCGCCGCGCCCAGGAGTCTCGCCGGCGCACATTGACCTCGTGA
- a CDS encoding YciI family protein — protein MEEGIGTPPQELFEAMDTYIGDQAARGIFLDGGGLYGTEDAVNFVVRKGEVSRVDGPYAEAKEVVGGWAIMQYDTLEEAVAGQQEFAELHAKYWPEVSMVATLRQISTGPDNPADA, from the coding sequence ATGGAAGAGGGGATCGGTACGCCGCCGCAGGAGCTGTTCGAGGCGATGGACACCTACATCGGCGACCAGGCCGCCCGGGGGATCTTCCTCGACGGCGGCGGCCTCTACGGCACCGAGGATGCGGTGAACTTCGTGGTCCGCAAGGGCGAGGTCAGCCGGGTCGACGGGCCCTACGCCGAGGCGAAGGAGGTCGTCGGCGGATGGGCGATCATGCAGTACGACACCCTCGAGGAGGCGGTCGCGGGGCAGCAGGAGTTCGCCGAGCTGCACGCGAAGTACTGGCCCGAGGTCAGCATGGTGGCGACCCTGCGTCAGATCTCGACCGGGCCGGACAACCCGGCCGACGCCTGA